The stretch of DNA GGTCGACCAAACCACCAAAGTCAGCCTCAACTCCGCCGACGCCGAAACTCTGCGCCGTGATCTATTCGGCATCGGCGCCGCCAAAGCCAAGGCAATCATCGCGTACCGTGAAACCAACGGCCCCTTCACGGCGATAGATGAGTTACTGGAAGTAAAGGGTATCGGCAAGGCGCTCCTGGAAAAGAACCGCGACAGGCTTGAGGTGAAATAAGAACCTGAAAAACAGGCGAGGAGGCCGGTCATCGACCGGCTTTCTTTTGCTCAACAACCTCTGCCTTCAAGCTCCCCCGCACCACATCAAGAATCCGTGCCGCCAACTCGGCACTCTCCACACTTCTCGCCAGCACCAACGCCCCCACCAGAGTCGACATCAGCACCAGGCTCTGCTCCTCGGCATTCGGGTTGCCAAGCGCCGTTTCAACCTGCTTGAGTCGAGCATTGAGGACTTCATCGGTGGTACGGCTGTTCTGCCCGCGCAACCCCATCTCCGATGACATCGTCGTCAGCGGGCAGCCTTGATCCGGCGAGGTCTGGTGCCATTCAGACAGATAGCTGTCGATGAACGCCTCCAACGGCCGTTCCTGGCTAAACAGCATTTCGCAATGCGCATCCAGCTCTGCAGCCGCCGCCTGCAACGCCTTTTCTACCAACTCATCCTTGGACTTGAAGTGCGCATAAAACCCGCCATGCGTCAGGTTCAACGCTTTCATCAATGGCTGCAAACCGGTAGCGCCAATGCCGTCACGGCGAAAGCGTACCGAGGCCTCCTTGATGATGCGCCGGTGGGTTTGGGCTTTGTGGTCTTGTGAATAGCGCATGGGAAGGCCTCCGAAACATCAGGCCATATTAACCAAGCTTCGCTGGGCATACGCGGGTGTTTACAAAATTGTGCGGCTCAACAATGGAGCCGCTTCAGTCTCAGCGATCCTGCGCATCCTTGGCGTCCGCTTGGGCATTGCGTTCTGCCACGCGCTTACGTTGTTCATCAGTCAATTCAACCTTGTTGGCGCTGTCTCGCAGCATCAACAAACCACCGACGATCGAACCGATCGCGACCACTAAAATCAACCAGGCATACCACGGCATAGGGCTCTCCTTGAGGCAGCAAACCGTGGGGAAATTTCCCACGGTAATGACTGCTTTGAGTAACGGGCTTTCTTAGTAGTTCATTGTAGGCCCGTTCTGCCCCGGTAGCCTTACAGCCCGGTCAACATAGCGTCCGCCGGTGCATCCGCGCGGTCTTGCGCGGTCAGTTGGAAGTACACAAAACCCACCACCATGAAGCCCAGGAAGATCAGCCCGATCAGCGCGTTGAACCACGCCATGGCCACCAGGCAGACCACGGCCAGTACCAGCGCAATCCCCGGCACGATTGGATAGCCCGGGGCGCGGAAGGTCCGCTCCAGCAGTGGCTCGGTCTTGCGCAGTTTGAACAGGCTGAGCATGCTCATGATGTACATGACGATGGCACCGAACACCGCCATGGTGATCATCGCGGCGGTCAGGGTCATGCCGCCCAGGTTGATCAGCCCGTCGCTGTAGATGGCGGCGATGCCGACGATGCCGCCGGCGATGATTGCCCGGTGCGGCGTCTGGAAGCGCGACAGTTTGGCGAGGAAGGAGGGCAGGTAGCCCGCGCGCGCCAGGGCGAAGAATTGGCGGGAGTAACCCAGGATGATCCCGTGGAAGCTGGCCACCAGGCCGAACAGGCCGATCCACACCAGCATGTGCAGCCAGCCCGAGCTGTCGCCGACCACGGTTTTCATCGCCTGGGGCAGCGGGTCGTTGATGTTCGACAGGGTGCGCCAGTCACCCACGCCACCGGCAAAGAACATCACGCCCATGGCCAGAATCACCAGGGTGAGGATGCCGCTGATGTAGGCCTTTGGAATAGTGCGCTTGGGATCTTTCGCCTCTTCGGCCGCCATGGCGGCGCCTTCGATGGCGAGGAAGAACCAGATGGCAAAGGGTATGGCCGCGAACATTCCGGCGATTGCCGGTGCGCCGAAGGTGTCGGAGCCGGCCCAGCCGTTGAGGGCGAAGTTGCTGAAGCTGAAGGCGGGAGCGACCACGCCCATGAACACCAGCAACTCGGCCACGGCGAGCACGCAGACCACCAATTCAAAGGTGGCGGCGAGCTTCACCCCGAGGATGTTCAGGCCCATGAACACAATGTAGGCGCCGACGGCCGCATGTTTCGGATCGAGGGCCGGAAACTGCACGTTCAGGTATGCGCCGATGGCCAGGGCGATCGCGGGCGGGGCGAAGACGAACTCGATCAGCGTCGCCAGCCCGGCAATCAAGCCACCTTTCTCGCCGAACGCCCGGCGGCTGTAGGCAAACGGGCCCCCAGCATGAGGAATCGCGGTGGTCAGCTCGGTGAAACTGAATATAAAGCAGGTGTACATGGCGGCGACCATCAACGAGGTCACCAGGAAGCCCAATGTTCCCGCCACGCCCCAGCCATAGCTCCAGCCGAAATACTCTCCGGAAATCACCAGCCCGACTGCGATGCCCCACAAATGCAGAGTGCCCAAGGTGGGTTTGAGTTGTGTGTTCATCGTGTAGCTCTCCCTGAACGGTTTGGAATGTTTCAGGGCATTGCAGCGGACATGCCATTAGCCAATGCGGTGTCGTAAAGGCGCCGAACTGTCGCCAAGGGAACGGTTTGGCGTTTGAATCATTTCAAGCGCTGCACCAGATGAGGGCGTTGGTGTCTGGTCTGACGCTATCGCGGGCAAGCCCGGCTCCCACATTTGAAGTGCATACCCCCCGTAAACCCCGCATAAACCCACTCTTTACGCCGTCTTTACGCCCCACCCATACCGTCGCTCTCGTTCCTTTACGCCACTCCTGCGGACAATCCTCCTACACGCGGCAGTCGCCGCACGACGGAGAAACTTCCATGAGCGTTCTGGACGGGGTGTCACTGCTGTTGGCTGTGGCGCTGTTCATTTATCTGCTGGTTGCGCTGTTACGCGCGGATCGGAACTAGGAGCAGGCTATGCACAGTTATGACTATTGGCTGATCATCGCCTTCTTTGCCTTGGTGCTGATTCCGGCACCGGCCCTGGGGCGGTTCTACTACAAGGTAATGGAAGGGCAGCGAACCTGGCTCACGCCGGTGTTCGGCCCGGTCGAGCGCGTGTGCTATCGCCTTTCGGGTGTCGATGCGGACCAGGAACAGAGCTGGCAGAAATACGCGCTGGCGTTGCTGGCGTTCAACCTTGCCGGTTTCGTGCTGCTGTTCGCGATCCTGCTGTTCCAGGAATACCTGCCGCTGAACCCGCAGAAATTGCCGGGTCAGGAATGGACCCTGGCGTTCAACACCGCCATCAGTTTCATGACCAACACCAACTGGCAGAACTACAGCGGTGAAGCGTCCCTGAGCTACCTCAGTCAGATGGTCGGCCTCACCGTGCAGAACTTCGTCAGTGCCGCCACCGGCCTCGCCGTACTGGTCGCGTTGTGCCGTGGGATCGGTCGCAAATCCACCAAGACTTTGGGCAACTTCTGGGTCGACATGACTCGCGCCACGCTCTACGGCCTGTTGCCGTTGTGCCTGGTGTTTGCGTTGTTCCTGGTGTGGCAGGGCGTGCCGCAAACCTTCGCTCACTACGTTAACGCAGTGACCCTGCAAGGCGTTGACCAGGTGATTCCACTGGGTCCGGCCGCCAGCCAGATTGCGATCAAGCAGTTGGGAACCAACGGTGGTGGCTTCTTCGGCGTCAACTCGGCGCATCCGTTCGAAGACCCGACTGCCTGGGCCAACCTGTTTGAGCTGGGCGCGATCATCCTGATTCCGGTGGCGCTGGTGTTCACCTTTGGCCACTACGTGAAAGACCTGCGTCAGAGCCGGGCGATCCTCGGTTGCATGCTGGCCCTGTTCATCATCGGCGGTGCTACCGCGATGTGGGCCGAGTACCAACCCAACCC from Pseudomonas sp. NC02 encodes:
- a CDS encoding helix-hairpin-helix domain-containing protein, whose product is MHKAYFSSLIFAFLASLSLATTAAPTTKPETPTPIAAQMTKVDQTTKVSLNSADAETLRRDLFGIGAAKAKAIIAYRETNGPFTAIDELLEVKGIGKALLEKNRDRLEVK
- a CDS encoding TetR/AcrR family transcriptional regulator, yielding MRYSQDHKAQTHRRIIKEASVRFRRDGIGATGLQPLMKALNLTHGGFYAHFKSKDELVEKALQAAAAELDAHCEMLFSQERPLEAFIDSYLSEWHQTSPDQGCPLTTMSSEMGLRGQNSRTTDEVLNARLKQVETALGNPNAEEQSLVLMSTLVGALVLARSVESAELAARILDVVRGSLKAEVVEQKKAGR
- a CDS encoding DUF2897 family protein, coding for MPWYAWLILVVAIGSIVGGLLMLRDSANKVELTDEQRKRVAERNAQADAKDAQDR
- the eat gene encoding ethanolamine permease, which gives rise to MNTQLKPTLGTLHLWGIAVGLVISGEYFGWSYGWGVAGTLGFLVTSLMVAAMYTCFIFSFTELTTAIPHAGGPFAYSRRAFGEKGGLIAGLATLIEFVFAPPAIALAIGAYLNVQFPALDPKHAAVGAYIVFMGLNILGVKLAATFELVVCVLAVAELLVFMGVVAPAFSFSNFALNGWAGSDTFGAPAIAGMFAAIPFAIWFFLAIEGAAMAAEEAKDPKRTIPKAYISGILTLVILAMGVMFFAGGVGDWRTLSNINDPLPQAMKTVVGDSSGWLHMLVWIGLFGLVASFHGIILGYSRQFFALARAGYLPSFLAKLSRFQTPHRAIIAGGIVGIAAIYSDGLINLGGMTLTAAMITMAVFGAIVMYIMSMLSLFKLRKTEPLLERTFRAPGYPIVPGIALVLAVVCLVAMAWFNALIGLIFLGFMVVGFVYFQLTAQDRADAPADAMLTGL
- the kdpF gene encoding K(+)-transporting ATPase subunit F, whose translation is MSVLDGVSLLLAVALFIYLLVALLRADRN
- the kdpA gene encoding potassium-transporting ATPase subunit KdpA; amino-acid sequence: MHSYDYWLIIAFFALVLIPAPALGRFYYKVMEGQRTWLTPVFGPVERVCYRLSGVDADQEQSWQKYALALLAFNLAGFVLLFAILLFQEYLPLNPQKLPGQEWTLAFNTAISFMTNTNWQNYSGEASLSYLSQMVGLTVQNFVSAATGLAVLVALCRGIGRKSTKTLGNFWVDMTRATLYGLLPLCLVFALFLVWQGVPQTFAHYVNAVTLQGVDQVIPLGPAASQIAIKQLGTNGGGFFGVNSAHPFEDPTAWANLFELGAIILIPVALVFTFGHYVKDLRQSRAILGCMLALFIIGGATAMWAEYQPNPALNNPAVEQAAPQEGKEARFGTTGTVLWSVATTAASNGSVNGMQDSLNPLSGMVSLVNMMVGEVIFGGVGAGMYGMLLNVLIAVFLAGLMIGRTPEYLGKKLQAKEVQLLVVTLLVMPVGTLVLGAIAASLPGPAGAISNPGPHGFSQLLYAYTSASANNGSAFGGFSANTAFHNLMLSLSMLLGRFGYILPVLALAGSLAMKKTAPIGQNSFPTHGPLFVTLLTVTILLVGGLTFLPTLALGPIAEHLSMGF